In the genome of Rhodoplanes sp. Z2-YC6860, one region contains:
- a CDS encoding efflux RND transporter periplasmic adaptor subunit, whose translation MKLPHISGLRPVVTLLVVIVAGVIGVALWDYYTKAPWTRDGKVRADVVGVTPDVSGLVTEVLVKDNQQVAKGDVLFRIDPERFKLALRQAEAALEGKTAAAEQAKLDYDRYVQLNDATVSRQKLEAARATFQETKAAYDQALADRDLAKLNLARSQVQASVNGRVTNVDLRPGAYVSVGRGVMALIDEDTIRVEGYFEETKLPRIHVGDPATIRLVGENGVLNGHVESIAGGIEDRERTSGSSLLANVNPTFTWVRLAQRIPVRVALDKDSKSMALVAGRTATVEIRDR comes from the coding sequence GCCTCAGGCCGGTCGTAACACTGCTGGTGGTGATCGTTGCCGGCGTGATCGGGGTGGCCTTGTGGGATTACTACACCAAGGCGCCGTGGACGCGTGATGGCAAAGTCCGCGCCGACGTGGTGGGAGTCACGCCCGACGTGTCGGGCCTCGTGACCGAGGTGCTGGTGAAGGACAACCAGCAGGTCGCCAAAGGCGACGTGCTGTTCCGCATCGATCCGGAGCGCTTCAAGCTGGCGCTGCGGCAGGCCGAGGCGGCGCTCGAGGGCAAGACCGCGGCGGCCGAGCAGGCCAAGCTCGACTACGACCGCTATGTGCAGCTCAACGACGCCACAGTGTCCCGGCAAAAGCTCGAAGCCGCGCGTGCGACCTTTCAGGAGACGAAGGCGGCGTACGATCAGGCGCTGGCCGACCGCGATCTCGCCAAGCTCAATCTCGCCCGCTCTCAGGTCCAGGCATCGGTGAACGGCCGCGTCACCAATGTTGATCTTCGCCCGGGCGCCTATGTCAGCGTGGGCCGCGGCGTGATGGCATTGATCGACGAGGACACCATCCGGGTCGAAGGCTATTTCGAAGAAACCAAGCTCCCCCGCATCCACGTCGGCGATCCTGCGACGATCCGCCTCGTGGGAGAGAACGGCGTTCTGAATGGTCACGTCGAGAGCATCGCCGGCGGCATCGAGGATCGCGAACGAACCTCCGGATCGAGCCTGCTTGCCAACGTCAATCCGACCTTCACCTGGGTCAGGCTGGCGCAGCGCATTCCTGTCCGCGTTGCGCTAGATAAAGACAGCAAGAGCATGGCTCTGGTCGCTGGCCGGACTGCCACGGTCG